In Candidatus Saccharimonadales bacterium, a single window of DNA contains:
- a CDS encoding sulfatase-like hydrolase/transferase: protein MTNILVIFADDMRYDTLKYMWHGRRRLLAEGYHFTSSRLNIGLCQPARTGILTGQYSMRHGVLDNNQADIDGGNVDHNNTVGRWVHDKGYATAMIGKYMNGAGTFHPKPTGWDTWRHLTLPDTQDPYQYASDNGTSQTHPGIFQMTYLKQQAISFMQTATQPWFLYLAPTVPHYPYTPRPDHYHKWHRIQWPVVDEEDVSDKPSWIQSLPALTKADLNLAKGLARDQLRELLVLDETIEALFQQLETSSQLSNTVVIFHSDNGIHYYEHRTTGPSTKNTVYDVSIHVPLIIRGPGIPIGSADVPVNSQDVSATISAIAGASPSIALDGVDLRDIINNPATYATRAIPHELNDSLADNLAPHPPGLGVTTKNRKLYRFFTTGTDQYEMYELDNDPNELTNVANDSGHLSERNSLEATLNSIDPYARNAVIPGSSGDYLATPSASPLVITGDIDVRVKVMLNDWTPSAVVILFSKSTSVANQRGWRIRVNTTGIIDFQWSTAGTSFLTAAMSTASGFVDGHGQWVRATMDVDN, encoded by the coding sequence AATACATGTGGCATGGTCGACGGCGATTATTAGCAGAGGGCTATCACTTTACGTCTAGTCGTCTAAATATCGGTCTTTGCCAGCCGGCCAGAACCGGTATTTTGACGGGCCAGTACAGCATGCGGCATGGTGTGCTGGATAATAATCAGGCCGACATCGATGGGGGTAATGTTGACCACAACAACACTGTGGGCCGGTGGGTACACGATAAAGGTTACGCAACCGCCATGATCGGTAAATATATGAACGGCGCTGGCACCTTCCATCCAAAACCAACTGGCTGGGACACTTGGCGGCACCTGACTTTGCCCGACACCCAGGATCCTTACCAATATGCTTCGGATAATGGGACATCCCAAACACACCCGGGTATATTTCAAATGACTTATTTAAAGCAGCAAGCGATCAGCTTTATGCAAACCGCCACTCAACCATGGTTTTTGTATTTGGCGCCAACTGTGCCACATTACCCATATACTCCACGCCCTGACCATTACCACAAATGGCACCGAATCCAGTGGCCGGTGGTTGACGAAGAGGACGTTAGCGACAAACCATCGTGGATCCAGTCATTGCCAGCATTAACCAAGGCCGATTTGAACCTCGCCAAAGGGTTAGCTAGAGATCAACTACGAGAGTTGCTCGTGCTTGACGAAACCATTGAAGCACTGTTTCAGCAATTGGAAACATCCAGCCAGCTAAGTAATACGGTGGTGATATTCCATAGCGACAACGGCATCCACTACTATGAACACCGCACCACAGGGCCATCGACCAAAAATACAGTCTATGACGTGTCAATACACGTACCGTTGATTATTAGGGGGCCGGGTATTCCGATCGGATCAGCCGACGTCCCAGTCAACAGCCAAGACGTCAGCGCCACTATTTCGGCCATTGCTGGGGCCTCACCATCTATTGCACTCGACGGAGTCGACCTGCGTGATATCATTAACAATCCTGCAACTTATGCAACCCGGGCCATCCCGCACGAGCTGAACGATAGTCTTGCCGATAACCTTGCCCCTCACCCCCCCGGTCTTGGCGTTACCACCAAAAACCGTAAACTCTACCGCTTTTTCACCACCGGAACCGACCAATACGAAATGTACGAGCTGGACAATGACCCCAACGAGCTCACAAATGTGGCCAATGACTCCGGTCATTTGAGCGAGCGGAACTCGCTTGAAGCCACGCTTAACTCTATTGATCCATATGCCCGCAACGCCGTTATACCTGGTAGTAGCGGTGATTATTTGGCCACTCCTTCGGCATCACCACTGGTTATTACCGGGGATATTGACGTTAGGGTAAAAGTAATGCTCAATGATTGGACGCCTAGTGCTGTTGTTATCTTATTTAGTAAATCCACTTCGGTGGCAAATCAAAGGGGTTGGCGCATTCGTGTTAATACTACCGGCATTATTGATTTCCAATGGTCAACGGCCGGAACCAGTTTCTTGACTGCCGCGATGTCTACTGCATCGGGATTCGTTGACGGCCACGGCCAGTGGGTCAGAGCAACTATGGATGTCGATAACG